The sequence ACGAGGGGAGGTTGCCCCAGCCTGGGTATCTCCCCCTGAGCCAGACCTGATTGCAGGGGGTTATGAAAAGGTGAACCATGAGTGCAAATCTGTACGGCGACACCACCAGCAGCCCCAACAAAGACCACATCATCAGCGTGATTGTGCGTGACGAACCCCGCGTGCTGACCCGCATCACCAGCATGTTTGCCCGCCGGGGATTCAACATCAAGAGCCTGTCCGTGGGCACCACCGAAAACGCCGGGGTCAGTCGCATGACCATCGTGGTCGGCGGAGACGACAACATCCTGCAGCAGGCCATCCGTCAGTTGGAAAAGCTGATTGACGTGATCAAGGTCATCGACCACCGCGAAGAAAAATTCGTGGACCGCGAACTGGTGCTGGTCAAAGTCACCATCACCCCTGAAACCCGCGTGGAAGTGCGTCACATCGCCGAGGACTTCCGTGCACGCATCGTGGACGTGGGCCGTTACGCCCTGATGTTTGAAGTGACCGGAGACGAAGGCAAAATCACCGCTTTCATCGAGCAGATGCGCCCTTTCGGCATCATCGAAACCATGCGCACAGGTCGCGTGGCCCTGTCCCGCGGTTCCAACGCCGACATTCCCACGCAGGTGTACACCGGAGGGGAAAGCAAGAGTCTGGAACCCGTGCTCGGGGATGTGGAGATTTAAGGTCCCCCTTCACCCAAACACCTAGAGCGATCATTCCCCACCCGAGCCACATCCGGGTAAAGTAATCCAAGACAAGCGTCACCCCAAGGAGTCTGACAAAATGGCGACAATGTACTACGAT comes from Deinococcus misasensis DSM 22328 and encodes:
- the ilvN gene encoding acetolactate synthase small subunit, yielding MSANLYGDTTSSPNKDHIISVIVRDEPRVLTRITSMFARRGFNIKSLSVGTTENAGVSRMTIVVGGDDNILQQAIRQLEKLIDVIKVIDHREEKFVDRELVLVKVTITPETRVEVRHIAEDFRARIVDVGRYALMFEVTGDEGKITAFIEQMRPFGIIETMRTGRVALSRGSNADIPTQVYTGGESKSLEPVLGDVEI